The following coding sequences lie in one Gemmatimonadaceae bacterium genomic window:
- a CDS encoding HAMP domain-containing sensor histidine kinase, with protein sequence MTAAISRPESSGRPDPHAFRRLLAAAADAAVEELGPMADTAIADLKLRLRELAARIGADAAGAAPVTATALSRDQINAFRARILQRAAVETSLIDGRELARALSALEELAGKQTPPVANEFTERLSSPDALRAVVEMAHDMRSPLGSILFLVDTIRRGQSGTVTQVQERQLGLVYGAALGLSTLASDVVDAINGDRLVDGQRTPFSITEVLLGVCAIVRPLAEEKNLVLNTTFPQVDGRLGYPSALSRVLLNLTTNALRYTERGSVSVGCTEHSPTLLEFWIEDTGRGIPDNVLAMLFDGFRPGSVGIRFSSAGLGLAICRNLLEKMGSSLLVDTAVEEGTRFSFRMELPQA encoded by the coding sequence ATGACGGCTGCGATTTCGCGACCCGAATCTTCCGGCCGCCCGGATCCGCACGCGTTTCGGCGGCTGCTCGCGGCGGCCGCCGACGCCGCCGTAGAAGAGCTCGGGCCGATGGCCGACACCGCGATCGCCGATCTCAAGCTGCGGTTGCGCGAGCTGGCGGCGCGCATCGGCGCGGATGCCGCTGGCGCCGCTCCGGTCACCGCGACGGCGCTGAGCCGCGATCAGATCAACGCGTTTCGCGCGCGCATCCTGCAGCGCGCCGCCGTCGAGACGTCGCTCATCGACGGACGTGAACTGGCGCGCGCGCTGTCCGCGCTCGAGGAGCTTGCCGGGAAACAGACACCTCCGGTCGCGAACGAATTCACCGAGCGCCTGTCGAGCCCCGACGCGCTTCGAGCGGTCGTCGAGATGGCGCACGACATGCGCTCGCCGCTCGGTTCGATTCTGTTCCTGGTCGACACGATTCGCCGCGGCCAGAGCGGAACGGTCACGCAGGTTCAAGAGCGTCAGCTCGGCCTCGTCTACGGCGCCGCACTCGGTCTCAGCACGCTGGCGTCCGACGTCGTGGACGCGATCAACGGCGATCGCCTCGTCGACGGCCAGCGCACGCCGTTCTCGATCACCGAAGTTCTCCTCGGCGTGTGCGCGATCGTGCGGCCGCTCGCCGAAGAAAAGAACCTCGTGCTCAATACGACCTTCCCGCAGGTCGACGGTCGGCTCGGCTATCCGTCGGCGTTGAGTCGCGTGCTCCTGAACCTCACGACGAACGCGCTGCGCTATACCGAACGCGGCTCCGTGTCGGTCGGTTGCACGGAACACTCGCCGACGCTCCTGGAGTTCTGGATCGAGGACACGGGGCGCGGCATTCCCGACAACGTCCTCGCGATGCTGTTCGACGGGTTCCGCCCTGGATCCGTCGGCATCCGATTCTCGAGCGCCGGGCTCGGGCTTGCCATCTGCCGCAACCTGCTCGAGAAGATGGGCAGCTCGCTGCTCGTCGACACCGCGGTCGAGGAAGGGACGCGCTTCTCGTTCCGCATGGAGCTGCCGCAGGCGTAA
- a CDS encoding glutamine--tRNA ligase/YqeY domain fusion protein, which translates to MTPPPSAIEPASPDVQPPAPPRRDFIREMVAEDVASNRFGRQIATRFPPEPNGFPHIGHVKAICVNFGIRNEFGGRCNLRFDDTNPAGEDMKYVEAFKRDIAWLGFEWDEELYASDYFEQLYEFGELLVKKGSAYVDSQTDDEIRAMRGTVTVPGTNSRYRDRSVDENLDLLRRMRAGDFPDGAHVLRGKIDMAHPNMLMRDPILLRIRHAHHYRTGDAWCLYPLYDFAHPLSDAIENITHSLCSLEFKDNNDIYRWLVRECGFERPPEQTEFSRLSLEYTVMSKRKLLRLVNDGIVNGWDDPRMPTISGLRRRGVTPEGLRTFVETAGVTRKPQRTELATLEAAVRDDLNTRVPRVMCVVNPLKVVLTNYSEGEIEWLDASYYPHDVPKTGSRKIPFSRELYVERDDFMENPPKKFFRLAPGREVRLRYGYFVTCTDVIKDASGNVVELRCTYDPATKGGDAPDGRKVQGTIHWVSASHALNCELRLYDKLFTVPDPDDVEEFMAVVNRESLVVVRDAKIEPSVAQDEGGSRYQFERTGYFVTDSVDSSPGALVFNRTVTLRDSWAKIKAK; encoded by the coding sequence GTGACTCCTCCGCCTTCCGCTATCGAACCGGCGTCTCCGGACGTACAGCCTCCGGCGCCTCCACGCCGCGATTTCATTCGCGAGATGGTCGCCGAAGACGTGGCGAGCAATCGCTTCGGGCGCCAGATCGCGACGCGATTTCCGCCCGAGCCGAACGGGTTCCCGCACATCGGGCACGTCAAGGCGATTTGCGTGAACTTCGGCATTCGGAACGAGTTCGGCGGGCGCTGCAACCTCCGCTTCGACGACACGAATCCGGCCGGCGAGGACATGAAGTACGTCGAGGCGTTCAAGCGTGACATCGCTTGGCTCGGCTTCGAGTGGGACGAGGAGCTGTACGCGAGCGACTACTTCGAGCAGCTGTACGAGTTCGGCGAGCTGCTGGTGAAGAAGGGCAGCGCGTACGTCGACTCGCAGACGGACGACGAAATCCGCGCCATGCGCGGGACGGTGACCGTACCCGGCACGAACAGCCGCTATCGGGATCGCTCCGTCGACGAGAACCTCGACCTGTTGCGCCGCATGCGCGCCGGCGATTTCCCCGACGGCGCACACGTGCTGCGCGGCAAGATCGACATGGCGCATCCAAACATGTTGATGCGCGATCCGATCCTGCTGCGCATCCGGCACGCGCACCACTATCGAACGGGCGACGCGTGGTGCTTGTATCCGCTCTACGACTTCGCGCACCCGCTGTCCGACGCGATCGAGAACATCACGCACTCCCTCTGTTCGCTCGAGTTCAAAGACAACAACGACATCTATCGCTGGCTCGTGCGGGAGTGCGGGTTCGAGCGGCCGCCGGAGCAGACCGAGTTCTCGCGGCTGTCCCTCGAGTACACGGTGATGAGCAAGCGCAAGCTGCTGCGGCTGGTGAACGACGGCATCGTGAACGGCTGGGACGACCCCCGCATGCCGACCATCTCCGGGCTGCGCCGCCGGGGCGTCACGCCCGAGGGTTTGCGCACGTTCGTCGAGACGGCGGGTGTCACGCGCAAGCCGCAGCGCACCGAGCTTGCGACGCTCGAGGCCGCGGTGCGCGACGACCTGAACACGCGCGTTCCGCGCGTCATGTGCGTCGTGAATCCGCTCAAGGTCGTGCTCACGAACTACTCAGAGGGCGAGATCGAGTGGCTCGACGCGTCGTACTATCCGCACGACGTGCCGAAGACGGGGTCGCGGAAGATTCCGTTCTCGCGCGAGCTCTACGTCGAGCGCGACGACTTCATGGAGAATCCGCCCAAGAAGTTCTTCCGCCTCGCCCCGGGGCGAGAGGTGCGCCTTCGCTACGGCTACTTCGTGACGTGCACCGACGTGATCAAGGACGCGTCCGGCAACGTCGTGGAGCTGCGGTGCACGTACGACCCCGCGACCAAGGGCGGCGACGCCCCCGACGGGAGAAAAGTACAGGGCACCATCCACTGGGTGTCGGCCTCGCACGCGCTCAACTGCGAGCTGCGCCTGTACGACAAACTGTTCACCGTCCCGGACCCCGACGACGTCGAAGAATTCATGGCCGTCGTGAATCGTGAATCGCTCGTCGTCGTCCGCGACGCCAAGATCGAGCCGAGCGTCGCGCAGGACGAGGGAGGGTCGCGATACCAGTTCGAGCGGACGGGATACTTTGTCACGGACTCGGTGGACTCATCGCCCGGCGCGCTGGTGTTCAATCGGACGGTCACGCTCCGCGACTCCTGGGCGAAGATCAAGGCGAAATGA
- a CDS encoding sigma-54 dependent transcriptional regulator — protein MKTKYSEFNVYLPSDPSPAPTAVESEVPIVSSDEQPGLAEGAGISVEDRGTIRILIVDDDRTLREGCASVLQVEGYNVSTCGRGDEALEMVRRAHYDIVMVDLYMTPVPGLEILKSVLTIRPGTIVLVMTGNPSVASSMEALRHGAWDYLPKPFSGTHLQVLLGRAAHAVLATRDRESTQQESRRRNGNSDKLTLLGTSAAFRRVIDLARKVASTNASVMLVGESGTGKEMIAQFVHRHSNRASQPLVPLNCAALPEHLLESEMFGHRKGAFTGADREKVGLLEMANGGTFFLDELTEMTLPLQAKLLRVVQDGVLRRVGSEQQDAVVDVRFVSATNRDPGEAIRSRHLREDLYFRLNVFPITLPPLRDRVEDIPILATYFLERFWARHHPPKDDPPHFGDAAFDFLMSRPWRGNVRELQNVIEHVVVLAQPGSEIQPEEIPVHQDWSQPAETMNMAALHNDAYHAAKEQVLATFEKEYVTRLVARAAGNMSRAARLANVDRTTLYRLLERHGFRRDGMNSSQT, from the coding sequence ATGAAGACGAAGTACAGCGAGTTCAACGTCTACCTGCCGTCCGATCCATCACCGGCACCAACCGCTGTCGAGTCTGAGGTGCCCATCGTGAGTTCGGACGAGCAACCAGGGTTGGCGGAGGGAGCCGGTATCTCCGTCGAAGATCGGGGGACCATCCGGATCCTGATCGTCGACGACGACCGTACGCTCCGCGAAGGGTGCGCGAGCGTTCTCCAAGTAGAGGGTTACAACGTCAGCACGTGTGGACGGGGCGATGAGGCGCTCGAGATGGTTCGTCGAGCGCACTACGACATCGTGATGGTCGATCTCTACATGACGCCGGTTCCGGGCCTCGAGATCCTCAAATCCGTCCTCACGATTCGCCCGGGTACGATCGTCCTGGTCATGACCGGCAACCCGAGCGTCGCCTCGAGCATGGAGGCGCTTCGGCACGGCGCGTGGGACTATCTCCCCAAGCCGTTCTCCGGAACGCACCTGCAAGTGCTACTCGGCCGGGCGGCGCACGCCGTCCTCGCCACGCGGGACCGCGAATCGACGCAGCAGGAGTCGCGGAGGCGAAACGGCAACAGCGACAAGCTCACGCTCCTGGGCACCTCCGCCGCCTTCCGCCGCGTCATCGACTTGGCGCGGAAGGTCGCGTCGACCAACGCGTCCGTCATGCTCGTCGGCGAGAGTGGCACCGGCAAAGAGATGATCGCGCAGTTCGTGCACCGCCACAGCAACCGCGCGTCCCAGCCTCTCGTGCCACTCAACTGCGCGGCGCTCCCCGAGCACCTTCTCGAGTCGGAGATGTTCGGCCACCGAAAGGGTGCGTTCACCGGCGCGGACCGCGAAAAGGTCGGCCTGTTGGAGATGGCGAACGGGGGCACGTTCTTCCTCGACGAGCTCACGGAGATGACGCTTCCGCTGCAGGCGAAGCTGCTCCGCGTCGTGCAGGACGGCGTGCTTCGTCGCGTCGGCAGCGAGCAGCAAGACGCCGTCGTCGACGTTCGATTCGTGTCGGCGACGAATCGCGATCCGGGCGAGGCGATCCGAAGCCGGCACCTGCGCGAGGATCTCTACTTCCGCCTCAACGTCTTCCCGATCACGCTTCCGCCGTTACGCGATCGTGTCGAGGACATTCCCATTCTCGCGACGTACTTCCTCGAACGTTTCTGGGCACGCCACCACCCGCCCAAGGACGACCCGCCGCATTTCGGTGATGCCGCTTTCGACTTCTTGATGTCGCGCCCCTGGCGCGGCAACGTCCGCGAACTACAGAATGTCATCGAGCACGTCGTCGTTCTGGCGCAGCCCGGCTCGGAGATACAACCCGAGGAAATCCCGGTCCATCAGGACTGGAGTCAGCCGGCGGAGACGATGAACATGGCGGCCCTGCACAACGACGCGTACCACGCGGCGAAGGAGCAGGTGCTGGCCACGTTCGAGAAGGAATACGTGACGAGGTTGGTGGCGCGCGCAGCAGGCAACATGTCGCGGGCGGCGCGGCTCGCGAATGTCGACCGGACGACGTTGTATCGGCTCCTCGAGCGGCACGGGTTCCGCCGTGACGGCATGAACTCGTCGCAGACTTGA